In Legionella cardiaca, a genomic segment contains:
- the sufU gene encoding Fe-S cluster assembly sulfur transfer protein SufU: MSLELRELYQEIIIDHNRNPRNHHIMENASTQAQGFNPLCGDKLTVYIKLENNQITDVSFVGSGCAISQASASLMTDALIGKTMDEAHELFHRFHTMITSDEEQAVSLDKLAVLAGVKAYPARVKCATLAWHTLEAALNKSKETVSTE, from the coding sequence ATGAGCCTGGAATTGCGCGAACTTTATCAAGAAATCATTATTGATCATAATCGCAACCCACGTAATCACCACATTATGGAGAATGCGAGCACGCAAGCGCAAGGATTTAATCCTTTATGCGGGGATAAGCTAACGGTGTATATAAAGTTGGAAAATAATCAAATTACAGACGTTAGTTTTGTAGGTTCTGGTTGTGCAATTTCTCAAGCTTCCGCTTCATTAATGACAGACGCCTTAATCGGAAAAACAATGGACGAAGCTCATGAATTATTTCATCGTTTTCATACGATGATAACCAGTGATGAAGAGCAGGCTGTATCCTTAGATAAATTAGCTGTCCTTGCGGGCGTAAAAGCCTATCCTGCCAGGGTTAAATGTGCCACATTAGCCTGGCATACTTTGGAGGCCGCACTCAATAAAAGTAAGGAAACAGTTAGTACGGAGTGA